The Carassius gibelio isolate Cgi1373 ecotype wild population from Czech Republic chromosome B22, carGib1.2-hapl.c, whole genome shotgun sequence genome window below encodes:
- the LOC127986815 gene encoding hemicentin-1 isoform X4 encodes MNNHIFIFLLSLLLGGVFGADEVKSVSVMEGDSVTLHTHDTDIQRIGSITWSFGPKDIIITKINRKNNVVMIFNDSADGRFRDRLKLDQTGSLIITNTRSTDSGLYKVHSSRSETPLNTFSLTVYAPLPVPVITRDSSQCSSSSLQQNCSLLCSVVNVSAVTLSWYKGNSLLSSISVSDLSISLSLPLEVEYQDKNSYSCVLNNPITNQTQHLDISEVCQPCAPGVFDVDGVKSVSVMEGDSVTLNTDDTETQRDDEITWRFGQILLAKINKRHNKSRFYNDSADGRFRDRLKLDQTGSLIITNTRSTDSGLYKVYSSRSETPLNTFSLTVYGVFGADEVKSVSVMEGDSVTLHTHDTETQRDDEITWRFGPKHILISQIDRKNNMMTIFDDSADGRFRDRLKVDQTGSLTITNTRSTDSGLYKVHSSRSETPLNTFSLTVYGVFGADEVKSVSVMEGDSVTLHTHDTETKRDDEITWRFGPKHILISQIDRKNNMMTIFDDSANGRFRDRLKLDQTGSLIITNTRSTDSGLYKVHSSRSETPLNTFSLTVYAPLPVPVITRDSSQCSSSSSSSSSSSDCSLLCSAVNVGDVTLSWYKGNSLLSSISVSDLSISLSLPLEVEYEDKNSYSCVINNPITNQTQHLDISEVCRPCSAHPPASAVTSENPSSSESDTGI; translated from the exons AtgaataatcatattttcatCTTTCTTTTATCTTTGCTTCTCGGCG gtgtgtttggtgcagatgaagtgaagtcagtgtcagtgatggagggagattctgtcactctacaCACTCATGATACTGATATACAGAGAATAGGTTCGATCACGTGGAGTTTTGGACCTAAAGACATTATCATCACTAAAATCAACCGAAAGAACAATGTGGTAATGATATTTAATGATAGtgctgatgggagattcagagacagactgaagctggatcagactggatctctgatcatcacaaacaccagaagcacagactctggactttataaagTACACAGCAGCAGATCAGAGACGCCGCTCAACACATTCAGTCTCACTGTCTACG CTCCTCTGCCCGTTCCTGTCATTACCAGAGACTCTTCACAATGTTCTTCTTCATCAttacagcagaattgttcattgttgtgttcagttgtgaatgtgagtgctgtgactctctcctggtacaaaggaaacagtttattgtccagcatcagtgtgtctgatctcagcatcagtctctctcttcctcttgaggtggaatatcaggataaaaacagctacagctgtgtgttgAACAaccccatcacaaaccagactcaacatctggacatcagtGAAGTCTGTCAGCCATGTGCACCAG gtgtgtttgatgttGATGgagtgaagtcagtgtcagtgatggagggagattctgtcactttaAACACTGATGATACTGAAACGCAAAGAGATGATGAGATAACGTGGAGATTTGGACAAATTCTCTTAGCTAAAATCAACAAACGCCACAATAAGAGCAGGTTTTATAATGATAGtgctgatgggagattcagagacagactgaagctggatcagactggatctctgatcatcacaaacaccagaagcacagactctggactttataaagTATACAGCAGCAGATCAGAGACGCCGCTCAACACATTCAGTCTCACTGTCTACG gtgtgtttggagcagatgaagtgaagtcagtgtcagtgatggagggagattctgtcactctacaCACTCATGATACTGAAACGCAAAGAGATGATGAGATAACGTGGAGATTTGGACCTAAACACATTCTCATCTCTCAAATCGACCGAAAGAACAATATGATGACGATATTTGATGATAGtgctgatgggagattcagagacagactgaaggtggatcagactggatctctgaccatcacaaacaccagaagcacagactctggactttataaagTACACAGCAGCAGATCAGAGACGCCGCTCAACACATTCAGTCTCACTGTCTACG gtgtgtttggagcagatgaagtgaagtcagtgtcagtgatggagggagattctgtcactctacaCACTCATGATACTGAAACGAAAAGAGATGATGAGATAACGTGGAGATTTGGACCTAAACACATTCTCATCTCTCAAATCGACCGAAAGAACAATATGATGACGATATTTGATGATAGTGCtaatgggagattcagagacagactgaagctggatcagactggatctctgatcatcacaaacaccagaagcacagactctggactttataaagTACACAGCAGCAGATCAGAGACGCCGCTCAACACATTCAGTCtcactgtctatg CTcctctgcctgttcctgtcattACCAGAGACTCTTCACAatgttcatcttcatcatcatcatcatcatcatcatcagattgttcactgctgtgttcagcTGTTAATGTGGgtgatgtgactctctcctggtacaaaggaaacagtttattgtccagcatcagtgtgtctgatctcagcatcagtctctctcttcctctggaggtggaatatgaggataaaaacagctacagctgtgtgatcaacaatcccatcacaaaccagactcaacatctggacatcagtGAAGTCTGTCGACCATGTTCAG CTCATCCTCCCGCTTCTGCCGTAACTTCAGAAAATCCTTCATCATCTGAAAGTGACACAG
- the LOC127986815 gene encoding hemicentin-1 isoform X10 codes for MEGDSVTLHTHDTDIQRIGSITWSFGPKDIIITKINRKNNVVMIFNDSADGRFRDRLKLDQTGSLIITNTRSTDSGLYKVHSSRSETPLNTFSLTVYAPLPVPVITRDSSQCSSSSLQQNCSLLCSVVNVSAVTLSWYKGNSLLSSISVSDLSISLSLPLEVEYQDKNSYSCVLNNPITNQTQHLDISEVCQPCAPGVFDVDGVKSVSVMEGDSVTLNTDDTETQRDDEITWRFGQILLAKINKRHNKSRFYNDSADGRFRDRLKLDQTGSLIITNTRSTDSGLYKVYSSRSETPLNTFSLTVYGVFGADEVKSVSVMEGDSVTLHTHDTETQRDDEITWRFGPKHILISQIDRKNNMMTIFDDSADGRFRDRLKVDQTGSLTITNTRSTDSGLYKVHSSRSETPLNTFSLTVYGVFGADEVKSVSVMEGDSVTLHTHDTETKRDDEITWRFGPKHILISQIDRKNNMMTIFDDSANGRFRDRLKLDQTGSLIITNTRSTDSGLYKVHSSRSETPLNTFSLTVYAPLPVPVITRDSSQCSSSSSSSSSSSDCSLLCSAVNVGDVTLSWYKGNSLLSSISVSDLSISLSLPLEVEYEDKNSYSCVINNPITNQTQHLDISEVCRPCSAHPPASAVTSENPSSSESDTGI; via the exons atggagggagattctgtcactctacaCACTCATGATACTGATATACAGAGAATAGGTTCGATCACGTGGAGTTTTGGACCTAAAGACATTATCATCACTAAAATCAACCGAAAGAACAATGTGGTAATGATATTTAATGATAGtgctgatgggagattcagagacagactgaagctggatcagactggatctctgatcatcacaaacaccagaagcacagactctggactttataaagTACACAGCAGCAGATCAGAGACGCCGCTCAACACATTCAGTCTCACTGTCTACG CTCCTCTGCCCGTTCCTGTCATTACCAGAGACTCTTCACAATGTTCTTCTTCATCAttacagcagaattgttcattgttgtgttcagttgtgaatgtgagtgctgtgactctctcctggtacaaaggaaacagtttattgtccagcatcagtgtgtctgatctcagcatcagtctctctcttcctcttgaggtggaatatcaggataaaaacagctacagctgtgtgttgAACAaccccatcacaaaccagactcaacatctggacatcagtGAAGTCTGTCAGCCATGTGCACCAG gtgtgtttgatgttGATGgagtgaagtcagtgtcagtgatggagggagattctgtcactttaAACACTGATGATACTGAAACGCAAAGAGATGATGAGATAACGTGGAGATTTGGACAAATTCTCTTAGCTAAAATCAACAAACGCCACAATAAGAGCAGGTTTTATAATGATAGtgctgatgggagattcagagacagactgaagctggatcagactggatctctgatcatcacaaacaccagaagcacagactctggactttataaagTATACAGCAGCAGATCAGAGACGCCGCTCAACACATTCAGTCTCACTGTCTACG gtgtgtttggagcagatgaagtgaagtcagtgtcagtgatggagggagattctgtcactctacaCACTCATGATACTGAAACGCAAAGAGATGATGAGATAACGTGGAGATTTGGACCTAAACACATTCTCATCTCTCAAATCGACCGAAAGAACAATATGATGACGATATTTGATGATAGtgctgatgggagattcagagacagactgaaggtggatcagactggatctctgaccatcacaaacaccagaagcacagactctggactttataaagTACACAGCAGCAGATCAGAGACGCCGCTCAACACATTCAGTCTCACTGTCTACG gtgtgtttggagcagatgaagtgaagtcagtgtcagtgatggagggagattctgtcactctacaCACTCATGATACTGAAACGAAAAGAGATGATGAGATAACGTGGAGATTTGGACCTAAACACATTCTCATCTCTCAAATCGACCGAAAGAACAATATGATGACGATATTTGATGATAGTGCtaatgggagattcagagacagactgaagctggatcagactggatctctgatcatcacaaacaccagaagcacagactctggactttataaagTACACAGCAGCAGATCAGAGACGCCGCTCAACACATTCAGTCtcactgtctatg CTcctctgcctgttcctgtcattACCAGAGACTCTTCACAatgttcatcttcatcatcatcatcatcatcatcatcagattgttcactgctgtgttcagcTGTTAATGTGGgtgatgtgactctctcctggtacaaaggaaacagtttattgtccagcatcagtgtgtctgatctcagcatcagtctctctcttcctctggaggtggaatatgaggataaaaacagctacagctgtgtgatcaacaatcccatcacaaaccagactcaacatctggacatcagtGAAGTCTGTCGACCATGTTCAG CTCATCCTCCCGCTTCTGCCGTAACTTCAGAAAATCCTTCATCATCTGAAAGTGACACAG
- the LOC127986815 gene encoding hemicentin-1 isoform X5 has translation MNNHIFIFLLSLLLGGVFGADEVKSVSVMEGDSVTLHTHDTDIQRIGSITWSFGPKDIIITKINRKNNVVMIFNDSADGRFRDRLKLDQTGSLIITNTRSTDSGLYKVHSSRSETPLNTFSLTVYAPLPVPVITRDSSQCSSSSLQQNCSLLCSVVNVSAVTLSWYKGNSLLSSISVSDLSISLSLPLEVEYQDKNSYSCVLNNPITNQTQHLDISEVCQPCSGVFDVDGVKSVSVMEGDSVTLNTDDTETQRDDEITWRFGQILLAKINKRHNKSRFYNDSADGRFRDRLKLDQTGSLIITNTRSTDSGLYKVYSSRSETPLNTFSLTVYGVFGADEVKSVSVMEGDSVTLHTHDTETQRDDEITWRFGPKHILISQIDRKNNMMTIFDDSADGRFRDRLKVDQTGSLTITNTRSTDSGLYKVHSSRSETPLNTFSLTVYGVFGADEVKSVSVMEGDSVTLHTHDTETKRDDEITWRFGPKHILISQIDRKNNMMTIFDDSANGRFRDRLKLDQTGSLIITNTRSTDSGLYKVHSSRSETPLNTFSLTVYAPLPVPVITRDSSQCSSSSSSSSSSSDCSLLCSAVNVGDVTLSWYKGNSLLSSISVSDLSISLSLPLEVEYEDKNSYSCVINNPITNQTQHLDISEVCRPCSAHPPASAVTSENPSSSESDTGI, from the exons AtgaataatcatattttcatCTTTCTTTTATCTTTGCTTCTCGGCG gtgtgtttggtgcagatgaagtgaagtcagtgtcagtgatggagggagattctgtcactctacaCACTCATGATACTGATATACAGAGAATAGGTTCGATCACGTGGAGTTTTGGACCTAAAGACATTATCATCACTAAAATCAACCGAAAGAACAATGTGGTAATGATATTTAATGATAGtgctgatgggagattcagagacagactgaagctggatcagactggatctctgatcatcacaaacaccagaagcacagactctggactttataaagTACACAGCAGCAGATCAGAGACGCCGCTCAACACATTCAGTCTCACTGTCTACG CTCCTCTGCCCGTTCCTGTCATTACCAGAGACTCTTCACAATGTTCTTCTTCATCAttacagcagaattgttcattgttgtgttcagttgtgaatgtgagtgctgtgactctctcctggtacaaaggaaacagtttattgtccagcatcagtgtgtctgatctcagcatcagtctctctcttcctcttgaggtggaatatcaggataaaaacagctacagctgtgtgttgAACAaccccatcacaaaccagactcaacatctggacatcagtGAAGTCTGTCAGCCATGT tcaggtgtgtttgatgttGATGgagtgaagtcagtgtcagtgatggagggagattctgtcactttaAACACTGATGATACTGAAACGCAAAGAGATGATGAGATAACGTGGAGATTTGGACAAATTCTCTTAGCTAAAATCAACAAACGCCACAATAAGAGCAGGTTTTATAATGATAGtgctgatgggagattcagagacagactgaagctggatcagactggatctctgatcatcacaaacaccagaagcacagactctggactttataaagTATACAGCAGCAGATCAGAGACGCCGCTCAACACATTCAGTCTCACTGTCTACG gtgtgtttggagcagatgaagtgaagtcagtgtcagtgatggagggagattctgtcactctacaCACTCATGATACTGAAACGCAAAGAGATGATGAGATAACGTGGAGATTTGGACCTAAACACATTCTCATCTCTCAAATCGACCGAAAGAACAATATGATGACGATATTTGATGATAGtgctgatgggagattcagagacagactgaaggtggatcagactggatctctgaccatcacaaacaccagaagcacagactctggactttataaagTACACAGCAGCAGATCAGAGACGCCGCTCAACACATTCAGTCTCACTGTCTACG gtgtgtttggagcagatgaagtgaagtcagtgtcagtgatggagggagattctgtcactctacaCACTCATGATACTGAAACGAAAAGAGATGATGAGATAACGTGGAGATTTGGACCTAAACACATTCTCATCTCTCAAATCGACCGAAAGAACAATATGATGACGATATTTGATGATAGTGCtaatgggagattcagagacagactgaagctggatcagactggatctctgatcatcacaaacaccagaagcacagactctggactttataaagTACACAGCAGCAGATCAGAGACGCCGCTCAACACATTCAGTCtcactgtctatg CTcctctgcctgttcctgtcattACCAGAGACTCTTCACAatgttcatcttcatcatcatcatcatcatcatcatcagattgttcactgctgtgttcagcTGTTAATGTGGgtgatgtgactctctcctggtacaaaggaaacagtttattgtccagcatcagtgtgtctgatctcagcatcagtctctctcttcctctggaggtggaatatgaggataaaaacagctacagctgtgtgatcaacaatcccatcacaaaccagactcaacatctggacatcagtGAAGTCTGTCGACCATGTTCAG CTCATCCTCCCGCTTCTGCCGTAACTTCAGAAAATCCTTCATCATCTGAAAGTGACACAG
- the LOC127986815 gene encoding uncharacterized protein LOC127986815 isoform X11, producing the protein MNNHIFIFLLSLLLGGVFGADEVKSVSVMEGDSVTLHTHDTDIQRIGSITWSFGPKDIIITKINRKNNVVMIFNDSADGRFRDRLKLDQTGSLIITNTRSTDSGLYKVHSSRSETPLNTFSLTVYAPLPVPVITRDSSQCSSSSLQQNCSLLCSVVNVEYQDKNSYSCVLNNPITNQTQHLDISEVCQPCAPGVFDVDGVKSVSVMEGDSVTLNTDDTETQRDDEITWRFGQILLAKINKRHNKSRFYNDSADGRFRDRLKLDQTGSLIITNTRSTDSGLYKVYSSRSETPLNTFSLTVYGVFGADEVKSVSVMEGDSVTLHTHDTETQRDDEITWRFGPKHILISQIDRKNNMMTIFDDSADGRFRDRLKVDQTGSLTITNTRSTDSGLYKVHSSRSETPLNTFSLTVYGVFGADEVKSVSVMEGDSVTLHTHDTETKRDDEITWRFGPKHILISQIDRKNNMMTIFDDSANGRFRDRLKLDQTGSLIITNTRSTDSGLYKVHSSRSETPLNTFSLTVYAPLPVPVITRDSSQCSSSSSSSSSSSDCSLLCSAVNVGDVTLSWYKGNSLLSSISVSDLSISLSLPLEVEYEDKNSYSCVINNPITNQTQHLDISEVCRPCSAHPPASAVTSENPSSSESDTGI; encoded by the exons AtgaataatcatattttcatCTTTCTTTTATCTTTGCTTCTCGGCG gtgtgtttggtgcagatgaagtgaagtcagtgtcagtgatggagggagattctgtcactctacaCACTCATGATACTGATATACAGAGAATAGGTTCGATCACGTGGAGTTTTGGACCTAAAGACATTATCATCACTAAAATCAACCGAAAGAACAATGTGGTAATGATATTTAATGATAGtgctgatgggagattcagagacagactgaagctggatcagactggatctctgatcatcacaaacaccagaagcacagactctggactttataaagTACACAGCAGCAGATCAGAGACGCCGCTCAACACATTCAGTCTCACTGTCTACG CTCCTCTGCCCGTTCCTGTCATTACCAGAGACTCTTCACAATGTTCTTCTTCATCAttacagcagaattgttcattgttgtgttcagttgtgaat gtggaatatcaggataaaaacagctacagctgtgtgttgAACAaccccatcacaaaccagactcaacatctggacatcagtGAAGTCTGTCAGCCATGTGCACCAG gtgtgtttgatgttGATGgagtgaagtcagtgtcagtgatggagggagattctgtcactttaAACACTGATGATACTGAAACGCAAAGAGATGATGAGATAACGTGGAGATTTGGACAAATTCTCTTAGCTAAAATCAACAAACGCCACAATAAGAGCAGGTTTTATAATGATAGtgctgatgggagattcagagacagactgaagctggatcagactggatctctgatcatcacaaacaccagaagcacagactctggactttataaagTATACAGCAGCAGATCAGAGACGCCGCTCAACACATTCAGTCTCACTGTCTACG gtgtgtttggagcagatgaagtgaagtcagtgtcagtgatggagggagattctgtcactctacaCACTCATGATACTGAAACGCAAAGAGATGATGAGATAACGTGGAGATTTGGACCTAAACACATTCTCATCTCTCAAATCGACCGAAAGAACAATATGATGACGATATTTGATGATAGtgctgatgggagattcagagacagactgaaggtggatcagactggatctctgaccatcacaaacaccagaagcacagactctggactttataaagTACACAGCAGCAGATCAGAGACGCCGCTCAACACATTCAGTCTCACTGTCTACG gtgtgtttggagcagatgaagtgaagtcagtgtcagtgatggagggagattctgtcactctacaCACTCATGATACTGAAACGAAAAGAGATGATGAGATAACGTGGAGATTTGGACCTAAACACATTCTCATCTCTCAAATCGACCGAAAGAACAATATGATGACGATATTTGATGATAGTGCtaatgggagattcagagacagactgaagctggatcagactggatctctgatcatcacaaacaccagaagcacagactctggactttataaagTACACAGCAGCAGATCAGAGACGCCGCTCAACACATTCAGTCtcactgtctatg CTcctctgcctgttcctgtcattACCAGAGACTCTTCACAatgttcatcttcatcatcatcatcatcatcatcatcagattgttcactgctgtgttcagcTGTTAATGTGGgtgatgtgactctctcctggtacaaaggaaacagtttattgtccagcatcagtgtgtctgatctcagcatcagtctctctcttcctctggaggtggaatatgaggataaaaacagctacagctgtgtgatcaacaatcccatcacaaaccagactcaacatctggacatcagtGAAGTCTGTCGACCATGTTCAG CTCATCCTCCCGCTTCTGCCGTAACTTCAGAAAATCCTTCATCATCTGAAAGTGACACAG